Genomic DNA from Hordeum vulgare subsp. vulgare chromosome 2H, MorexV3_pseudomolecules_assembly, whole genome shotgun sequence:
ATCTGTtttaaataataaaaaggaaacaaaaatgaGAAAGAACGAATAAAAATCTCAAAAAAATAACCGAAAATTGTAAATAAAACTATAAAAGGAGAAAACCCCACTTTAAAATCCCTTTAGAAGGTTCCTAAAACCTATTGGCTCTCACTATGCAATACAATCAAAGAGGGCCGGCCATATTTGAACGCGGGCACAGAGCGTCAATTATGAAATTCCGATAACCACTTccctttcaatttttttttacatAAGTCCATCACTGTTCTCAAAAAATGAGTCCACGCATCATCACATGGCAGCGTCAAATATGACAAAACAAACTACGTAAATTATCATTGCACATGCATCGCTGCGAACAcgcaaaaactttaaaaaaaaaaaGTTCAGATAATCTACTATAATCACTGTGGTGCACACTAGGCCTGTTTTGACTAGCTGGATACGCTCAACCTGTCAAGCGCTACCAGTTACAAAATTGGCATAAGACCAACTAGTTTCTTACGTTTCTTTCAAGATTCCGATTCCCGTGATCAAGTTGATCAACTTCAGTACAGGATTTGCTACCGTGGCCAACCGCTACCATTTTATAACAAGGACACATGAATTAATATATGCATAATGTAACCATGGCGTGCTGCCTGAAAGTACGTACCCCCACGTCTTTACAATACATATTAATAGTTTTTTTATTCAGACCTTACGATGTTGTGTGTTTAATGAAAGTAGACATTTTTCTGATTACGAAAGTATATATGATGACTTAGTCAATCTTAAAATGATATGTCGGTTGAGTCTAGTCTATTAATGATGTTTATAGGGATATGATGTACATGGTTGTGTTCATAAAGATGAGTATATGTTCGCTTACATAAACTGATCATACCATGTTAAAAATGTCTTTACAATACAAATACCAATAGTTTAATTTTCTCTTGCACACATTTTCCATGGCTGGCTTGATTCACTCGATGGCAGGTAGATTCCTTGAACCACCCCCATTTTTTCTCTCTAATAACCAAAGCTCGCGTGCACTTGAGCCATGCAGCGCGAGTACGAGACAAACGCCACGGAAGTAGCTACGGTACACCTCTACAGTCTACTACAGTAGTATAGTCCGGCAGCGATTAGCCTTGGCATTGGCACTGCCGGATTGCTCACGACCTACCCGGACAAAACGAGCCAAAGCGCGAAATATTAAACTTAGCACATTAAGAAGCCATTAACGTCTCGATCGAGTTGGAGCTCGCCGTCGCCCTCCGGCAGCACCGGCCGGATCAGCGAATCTTCCCACGTTACTTCCTCTGGCAGTGTGGCAGCTAGCTAGCCGAGACGGATACAGCGCAAGTCTTCGCATCGCGATCTGCCAACTTGCGGTCAGTTGGTGGCGGCCATTTCCACCTTCTTGTCCTTCCCGGCGTCGTCGTCGGCTTCCGTGGCGCCCTGCTTGCGCGTGGCCGTGGAGCCGAACAGCGAGCTCATGTCCTCCAGCGTGCGGCCGCGGGTCTCCGGCAGGTAGGCGAAGAAGAAAACCCACGCGAACGAGGCGATGCCGGCGAAGAGGAAGAAGGCGCCGCCGATGGTCATGGCCTTGGACAGCgaaatgaaggtcatggagatcaCGCCGCTGGTCAGGCGGTTGACGGCCACGCCGAGGGAGCAGCCCAGCGCGCGCACGTGCAGCGGGAAGATCTCCGAGCTGTACACCCACGTGATGGGGCCGAGGCCGATGGAGAAGAAGGCCACGTAGGCCATGATGCAGAAGATGCACAGGACGATGGCCCAGGTGATCTTCTCGTCTGGGTGACGGCTGACGACGGTGAGCCCCGTCGCGAGGCCGACGAGGGAGACGATCATGCCACCCGTGCTGGTCAGCAGCAGCGGCCGCCGGCCGATGCGGTCCAGGAGGAAGGTGGCAACCAGGATGAAGACCGTCTTAGTGGCCCCGACGGCCACGGTGGTGCCGAGGAGGCGGTTGTCGCCCGTGATGCCGGCGCTCTTGAAAACTCGCGGGCTGTAGAGCACAACGGCATCGATGCCAGAAGATTGCTGGAAAAAGTGGATGCCGATTCCCGCGATGAGGATGTGCCGCATGGCTGAGGTCGGGGACAGGATGAGATCCTTCCACACGCGCTTCTCCTCGCTGCTTCCTTTGTTCTTGGGCACGGTGACCACATCGCCGTCGAGGTCCAGAGGGATACCGGCTGCAGTCTTGATGTCGGCAAGGCGCTCAGCGGCCTCCTCCGGCGTGTCAGAAGTCTTGGCAAGAACAACCTTGGCGTCCGCGAGACGGCCCTTCATGACGAGCCACCGGGGTGACTCGGGCATGCCGAGCACCATGAAGGCGAGTAGGACGGACGGCACCGCGCCGATGCCGAGCATGATGCGCCAGCCGAGGCGGAGTGAGAGGCGGGCGAAGGCGAAGTTGGAAACATATCCGAGAAGGATGCCGAAGTTGATGAACACCTCCGGGAAGGAGGTGAGGAAGCCACGGGCAGACGCGGGGGACACCTCGGCCGTGTACACGGGTGCGATCATGAGAGCGTAGCCCACGCCGATGCCGGCCACGAAGCGGCCGAACATGAGCATGGCGTAATTGACGGAGAGGCCCATGATGAGGGCGCCCGCGAAGAAGATGACGGCGGCGAAGACGATGGTGAAGCGCCGGCCGATCCAGTCAGACGTCCGCCCCGCCGCGAAGGAGCCAACGAGCGAGTACACGTTGAGGATGCCCATGAGGACCTCCAGCTGGGTGTCGTTGATCTTCAGGTCCTTCTGGATGTACAGCGACGCTCCGCTCATCACACCGATGTCTGCAGAGCCAAACAAAGAGTGATCAGCCCATGCAacgcacgtacgtacgtacgtactcaCTATATGCAACACATCCAGCGAAATGGTCGTTGAACATTAGGGCGGAAGTAGACGTACCGTAGCCGaggaggatggaggtcatggaggcgagGATGGCGCAGGCGAAGGCGAACCTAACGTTGCCCTTCTTCTTGGGCTCGACGGCCGCCGGGAGCGCGGCGCGGTCCATCGGCGACGACGCCTCTGTGCTAGCTGCTTGAGGATTATACAGACGATCGGTATAGTTTAGTGGTGCTGGAGAGCTGGTTTCTATGTGGCAGTGGAGTGTTGCATTGCTGGGAAGGGACGCATTTATAGACACAACCCAAGTTGCATTGACAAGAGGAGGGGGCTTCAGCTCAGCTCAGCTCAGACACAAGACCAGAAGCTTGGAATAGTATACGTAGGCGTGGGCCCACTTCGCGGCAACTGGTATGTGGCCCCCCAAGTGGTGACCAATCGTGGCGTTGAATAGTCAGTAGTCACCTCTGGTGTAGCTACCACCTCTCTTGTAAAATACGCACGTCGTCTTGCCTTGCTGCCATAGTCCCATAGGCGATGCCAGATTAATCTGCTACACGACCAGTTGGGTCTTCGCCTCTCGTTGGACCGGCGTTCCGGGAGTTGTTGGACGTGGTTATCTCCTCCCGTGGCCGATATGGCTGAAATGCTGCATCGTCTCTTTTTTTTGACGATCTGAATTTCGTACGAGTAATAATAAAAAAGCATGTGTGGTGGATCATTCGTCAATTTGCGTGTTTTTCTCTacccaaaaggaaaaaaaggacaaGAAAGATCTGCGTGCTTTCTCACAAGAGTAGCAGCACCCCCTTTGGATTAGGGGCAGAAAATACAAAGGTGAACATGGGTTCATGCGTAAATGGTAAATTCATGAAATATACtagaatttttttaaaaatatatgaAATTTTGCAGTATGAAACTTAGTTGATCATTCTACTTACGTGTGAAGTTTCCTGATATATTGACATTTACGATATTTTTAGTGAAGAAAATACAATTGTTACCATACTATTCATCAAATTGTGTTTTTAATGTAGCTTGGGTTTTATCTTTTTGATCGAGATTACCATGGATGTGATTTTTCATAAAACTTCATACGCGAGTATATAAGTTGAGAACTATGTATATTACAAATATAAGTTTAAAAGGGATTGGCTAGGTGTAACTCGACTGAAAATTCAAGGTGGCTGAGTCGATTCGTTTCAATCGTTAGATGCAACACGCGCAGATGATATTCCTTCTTCAACCTCCAGCCCACCCCACGCTCTTCTCCCCCCTCCCCACTAAACGTACCATCGACCACCATACACTCTCCTCCCCTCAACCGCCACACACCGTTGTACTGCCGCCGCCTGCGGCCATCCCTCTGGACCCGGCCACGACCAGCTTTTCCTCCAATGAACCTGCGCCACCCCCACACCCCTAAGATAGATAGTGCGGTCGCCTGCCACCCTAAGATGGACATAGAGGGTCTCTCCGGCGAGCTTCATCCTTCTCTCCGGCGATGTCCTTTCTGCCCTCCAGCGAGGTTCTTCCTTCCCTCTACCTGCATTCCCTTCACTCAAAGTTTGATCGGCCCAAATTGTAAAGTCAGGCGACTTACATCTAGCTATTGTGCATAAAAAAAGCATTTTAGCACATTTGGCATTGACATATAGAACCCCTCTATGCGAATGGTAGCAAACAATACTTCTAATTCATTTTGCTTTGCATACTATTAGAAGTAAAAGAAGGCacatttatttttcatgcattgccTTGCTGTGTCTTGGTTTCCTTATATGCAATGTCCATTGAAACCGAACAAGTATATGCAAAGTAATACCCACTCCGTTTTGAATTTCTGCTCACATTGATAGTAGAATACAAGTTAATTCATTAAGTACTGGTCAGCATGTGTGGAGTAGTAATCGTGTCAGGTGCCAACTTGATTGTATGGGATTTTGGTTCGTTGCAGTGTTTATATAATAGTTAAATGACATCAACATGTCCATTTAGATATTTCCTTCTGTCGGCCAGATGCCTTTTGCAATAGCTGTCCTTATTAATCAGGGCTAAAAATTCCAGAGCACACACTGATAAAAATACCCGATTGGAATGAATGGAGTACAGGCAACTGCAAACACCTGCAACGAACGGGACAAAGGATGGCTAGGTGTTCTCCAGCAAAGAAAAAAGAGTGCGAAGCTTTGGTGGATGGGTACATTCGTGAAATTTATTTTAAATGATTCAAAAATGATAATTTcaagtttaaaaaaataaaaataatatgtgAACACTTATACATATGCGTGACGGATCTGTAAAATTTCATTCAAAAATATTATTATTTGCAAGCTACACAAAAAGAACAAAATCGCAgcccaacaacaacaaagaatggCCCATTTTCATTTATGTATATGTTTTTTTAAACGCCCCGTATGAAAATATATTGCTATAATAATTTTCCTTAACATGTTTTTTTAGAGTAATTTTCCTTAACATGTTACatacgtatttatgtatgtacaaAAAGTttgattttttatgtggaattttTTTTAAATCCTTCATGGAGCCCGtccttcatttgcctttttcgatcAACTAGGCATATTACTTGAATTTAGTAGCAGCCTCCAAGTACGTCACTTGCACGTCATATATCTGTGTGATGAGATTTTAATTCATTTTTAATAAAACACATCTTGATGTGCGATAAGCACTCCCAAAATTAACATATATTCCGACGGCTTCTAGCTGTCGGTATAGGCCCGACTGCCGTTGAGGTCTATGCCTACATCTAACGTCGGCATAGGGCCGACATCAATGATCTCGATGGCATAGACCCGTCAGATAGTTGACATATAAAAATGAACGGCATTGGTGTTGGTGTCAAAACCAACAGATCTTGGGTAGGCGGACCGAGCTGTGAGATCAGATTGAGGGTAATAGGAGACAAACAACATgaggtttttacccaggttctggcCCTCTCGCTCgagataaaaccctacgtcctgctcttgttgtattgatttTGTGataattacagagttgatctacctcgagatcgtgagATTGTTGGCTAAGACCCTAGGGTTGTAGTTTGTGTGTATGGGTATCTTCTACGGGCTAAATCCCACTATTTATATAGGCACCAGGGATATTTAGGGTTACATAAATGTCGTTTACCATCTATGAATTACATTTCGAGCAAATCATCCTTCCCTTGGAGTGTACGCCAAGCCTTGGTAGAGTCCGGAGTATCCACGCTTCATCATAAGGCCTTCGGAGTCCTTCTTCTTGATGTGCCCTCAGTCCGGCCCAAGGATGAAACCACCTCGGCCGGGAACCCATAGTcgaggactccctcagtagcccccaaacTAGTCTTCAATGCCGAGCATGAGGATCTCTATCGGATAACCTTCTTCGATCTTCAGCTCGATGGACGAGTTCAATAGCTCTCCAGTAATCTGTGTGGCACCTTCTTTCACCCCAAGTGTTTGCCTGGATCTGAGGACCAAAATCTGGACCAGTCCTAGAACAAGGCACTCACAACTTTTTCCAAATCCTCATATTAATGACATCATGCCTATCGGTCATTACTTACTCGAACTGCGGCTTGAGACGACTCTTGGCATGTCGTATAAAACAGAGATCGTGCCCCGCGTTTAGGGGGATATCATCAATCAAGTGTTATACCCCACACTTCGACAACGACTTGATCCAACTAAAACATGGGATTTCACCAGCGTGGTTAAGGGGACCATTCACCTTTTTACCTAGCGTATAAATGCCCCACGGGGGGGGGGGTAATATTTTCCCCAGGCTCCCTTACTACTCCCACATCGAAACACCCTTCGTCTCCAGCGCGTACCACCCTCCCCGGCCAAGCATTTCCACCACAATAGTAGATGCAGACCCGAAGGGGTAATGGGCCCTTCAAAGTTGGACCCCTCCACCATCGACGAGCTTCGGGCAATGGGATACATTCCCGTGGCTGCCGCGTGCAGAGTGCGAGAGCGCAACCAGTGCATCCCCAATCCCCATGCTGGGGAGCGGGTTGTCTTCATCTCCCACCTCATCATAGATACGGGCTTACCCCTTTATCCATTTGTGTGGGGGGTTCTCTTCTTCTATGGTATTGATTTCTACAATCTCTCCCCCAACACCATCCTCCACCTTGCTGCCTTTATTACTATGTGAGGCCTTCTTAAGGATCCTGCCACACTTTGGCTGATGGATAAACACCTTCTGCTACAAGCTGAAGAGCGGCAGTGGCATCCGAGGCTGGAACCGCCTTTGTGAAGGCATCCTATGTCGCGTCCCATAGGGCCAAGGCCCGGGTAGTTATTACCTCTTCGGATAGCGAcgagtgatgacgagatgatgtatatacttctcgcacctcgttggttaccccaagtggaaggttgagatgtagtcagcagcaagtttttccTCACAcagaaactgtaaggtttatcgaaccagtggaCTCCTAGGATAaaaaagtaggtgtcttccaccctggcgctagcagaagacgtggacctgcacacacacaaataactttgctcccaatgagtacacagaggttgtcaatctctccggccttgtagtttgcaaaggatcaaaacagaagcgagaaagtaatagtgattgcaacagaaaagtaaatgaaaacgataaatgatggaggtgtaagcaatgctgATGATATGGATcaaagtcacatgatgttcactagtgatgtctctctcccaaaatacgataaacaactatgcttggataAACaactcacagttgggcaattgatagaattatgaacgcaccgcaatgctcattatgctacttgatagttagaggctcaatagtaatgggcattacgccaagacaagtagaccgtttattcatcagcatctacttactaattatccaccttgagatatctatccagaacatctcgccggtattaagttgcgagccccacccaaagtgtaaacttaaagcaatggacaactgcattaacgaactatgcgtaaggtaaacaatccttgcaaccgtggtaacaagcaccgttgttttatccctcaTGGgataagcacatcccctagtctcatgtttctgtcactcaagctagacatcgaggggcatgaacccacaatcatgcataacgctccctcttggagttacaatctactactcggccaaagcaataaatagcaacggagaacatgcatgaatcaccaaggaacataatataaaaggataataaaatatataactcataacaatatggacataatctcataatccatcggatcccaacaaaccgagcatagcaatagcaagagaattacatatatgccttaatcatgtagggcagctcacaaggactaaccattgaagcacaagattgaagagaagacatcacatagctattggttatggagccatggtccaaggaggagtactcacggcatgcccgggaagcgtccatggtggtggagaagctcccggaggtcaatcctccctccggcagggtgccgggaagaggtctcctgacgctcccaatctcggaagcgctacggtggtggaacggtggagaaatttgcgattctagaagttgtggaagggttttctctaggaggactaaatataggccgaagcagggcaccggaggaggtggggcccacccaagcggcctcctggcgcggccagggggtaggtcgtgccAGCAAGTCGCCTAGACGGccgctggccccctctggcccatcttcgatgatctcgaagcttccgttacgctgatttttttatatttttcctggaatttttcgggctttgtAAAaaggggtaaaagcccctgccaaATAGATATCAGCacgcagaaactagcactgggtgcactgagtgttggaaatatgccctagaggcaatgataaatagttattattatatttcttgtttaaagataatcgtttattatccatgctataattttattgaatgaaaacatagatacatgtgtgaatacatagacaaaacaatgtccctagcaagcctctagttgggtagccagttgatcaatgatagtcaaggttttctgactatatgcaagtgttgtctcttgataactggatcacatcattaggagaatcatgtgatggactagacccaaagtatgaacatagcatattgatcgtgtcattttattgctattgttttctgcgtgtcaagtatttgttcctatgaccatgagatcttgtgactcactggcaccgtaggaatacttgtgtgcatcaaacgtcgcaacgtaactgggtgactataaaggtgctctacaggtatctccgaaggtgtccgttgagttagcatggatcaagactgggatttgtcactccgtgtgacggagaggtatctctgggcccactcggtaatacaacatcacacacaagccttgcaagcaatgtgactaagtgtaagtcacgggatcttgtattacggaacgagtaaagagactttccggtaacgagattgaaataggtatacggataccggcgatcgaatctcgggcaagtaacataccgaaggacaaagggaatgacatacatgattatatggatccttggcactgaggttcaattgataagatcttcggagaatatgtaggatccaatatgggcataaaggtcccgctattggatattgaccaaggagtgtctcggctcatgtctacatagttctcgaacccgcagtgtgtgcacacttaaggttcgatgatgttttagtatagttgagttatatgtgtggttgccgaatgttgttcggagtcccggatgagatcacggacgtgacgATAGTTTCCGgagtagtccggaaacgaagattgatatataggatggtttcatttggtcaccgcaaAGTTTCAGGCAATTTCGGCagtataccgggagtgacgaatgggttccgggtgtttgccgggaggggcccacctacccgggagtgagccgaaggcactagggtggctccacaagtccttagtgggttggtggagtcagcccaagagggccatggtgccacataaagaaaataccaaaagaaaagaaaaaagaaaaaggaaagagggaggtgggaaggaagaggaggactcctccttcccaaaccgaactggaggaggagtcctcctcctcctggcggccggcgcaccttgagggacttatccctcaaggctagcccctccccctccctcctatatatagtggtggtttagggatttttgagacacaactttgccacgtgcaactctagcctataccacatagttttacctctagatctgaTTTctacggagccctgcaggagtagatcatcaccaccaccggagcaccgtcacgctgtcggataactcatctacttatccgtcttgcttgctgtatcaagaaggccgagatcatcgtcgagctgtacgtgtgctgaacgcggaggtgccgtccgttcggcgctggatcgaaacggatcgtgggacggattgcgggacggttcatgggacggttcaagGCATGtgaaagacgttccactacattaaccacgtttcttaacgcttcccgttgtgcgatctacaagggtacgtagatctaatctccactcggagatagacatcaccatgataggtcttcgtgtgcgtaggaaattttttgtttcccatgctacgttcctcaacagtggcatcatgagctaggttcatgcatagatgttatctcgagtaggacacaaaaggttttgtggatggtgatattcgatttgctgccctccttagtcttttctcgattcggcggtgatgacccacaagtataggggatcaatcgtagtccttccgataagtaagagtgtcgaacccaacgaggagcagaaggctctgataaacggttttcagcaaggtaataactgcaagcactaaaagtagtggtaacaagtgattgtgtagcgaggtgaaacgtagcaagcgaaaagtaacaagtaacaagtagtagcaatggtgcagcaagtggcccaatcccttttgtagcaagggacaagcctgaacaaagtcttataggaggaaaaacgctcccgaggacacacgggaatttctgtcatgctagtttcatcatgttcatatgattcgtgttcgttactttgatagtttgatatgtgggtggaccggcgcttgggtactgcccttacttggacaagcatcacacttatgattaacccctctcgcaagcatccacaactacgaaagaagaattaagacaacgtctaaccatagcattaaactagtggatccaaatcagccccttacgaagcaacgcttagactggggtttaagcttatgtcactccagcaacccatcatctacttactactcccccatgccttcctctaggcccaaatatggtgaagtgttatgtagtcgacgttcacataacaccactagaggaaaagacaacatacaacatatcaaaataccgaacgaatatcaaactcaCATCACTATTATTAGCAAGATTTATGCCAAgtcatcaggaacaaaagtaactactcacaaagcataatcaaagtttcagctggacacagaggaagataggggcttatagttttgcctcccaaccatttacctcaagggtaaagtcaacaataataaagcataagtactcaactccaagttgatatatgaatatagatctttcccaagcatgtgacggtagccaagccaaaggcaaaaataaggaattggtgaagatcaccatgactcttacaatggcaaaaagtaaaggtacaagatagtcccttcgcagagggaagcagaggttgtcatgtgcttttgaggtttggatgcgtctcctcttagtgcggaggaacgtcactttatattgcctcctgtgataaagaactttattatgcagtctgtcacttttatgtcttcctcatcatacgttcgtacaaatcttattttccgcacactaatagatcatacatattagagagcaatttttgttgcttgcaccgatgacaacttactttaaggatcttattcaatccataggtaggtatggtggactctcatggaaaaactgggttgaaggtttatggatgcacaagtagtatctctacttggtgcgggagttttggctaatatgaggtggaagcaattgtaacatgctaagggatctcaactcatataacattgtttggacccaagcaaacacaattcattatgttgtcttccttgtccaacgtctactcctaagcatgtaatagtttggtgagtgctcacgatggtaaaaagtgtctaagatgatatatttagatgtgaacctctctttccttattacttcttattaattgcaacaatgactgaggtctatgttgatttattctcaacaagtttcaatcatcatacgtgtcataagtgaagctatcactttctatAAGATAATCTCATGATCTtttatgctatcgttcttttcatacttttgatcacgacacaaagcaaagcccttgactaagatactctttattatatagctcgtaagctcgaatacatcgggggagagacaaaaagcAAAAGGCTCAaattaaacactaaagacttattcctctaagagaagaaataaaaactgaaaaggaaagaactaaaacgaaggtaaaagcaaaatatataaaggcgatacgataccagggcaacttccccaagcttggcagaagccaaggggattgcccataccaatgcttagttgtcttcctttggtggtgaaggtggtggagttgttgcctttgattccaagagagctatcaatctttgatttatacctttgagatctgtgacatggttttccagcaaaacaacttcacgagaaagggaaatattgtgagcacgagttgttttgcaaaaccttaagagttcaatcaatgatggagacaacacgtggaggaagggttggagaaaatctactccttcaacgtcttcaatgttgaacataggttgaacttcctccctagcttgggttttctccttagcttggtccctggcttccgtgacttctactcttttcagatcagcatctacttcttcatgaacttggtgaagatcattctccccaacagattcctgagacatctttgctctaaatctgcggctgacaacaagctcgaaacgaaaatagaggaaaactgcgcgatacggagatcaaaaccttcgggcgaatatatattgattttttctggatcagaaggagtgctctgcaagaaaacgaagtccgggaggcacacgaggtgcccaaaagccccctagccgccatcaggggg
This window encodes:
- the LOC123425557 gene encoding polyol transporter 5-like, which encodes MDRAALPAAVEPKKKGNVRFAFACAILASMTSILLGYDIGVMSGASLYIQKDLKINDTQLEVLMGILNVYSLVGSFAAGRTSDWIGRRFTIVFAAVIFFAGALIMGLSVNYAMLMFGRFVAGIGVGYALMIAPVYTAEVSPASARGFLTSFPEVFINFGILLGYVSNFAFARLSLRLGWRIMLGIGAVPSVLLAFMVLGMPESPRWLVMKGRLADAKVVLAKTSDTPEEAAERLADIKTAAGIPLDLDGDVVTVPKNKGSSEEKRVWKDLILSPTSAMRHILIAGIGIHFFQQSSGIDAVVLYSPRVFKSAGITGDNRLLGTTVAVGATKTVFILVATFLLDRIGRRPLLLTSTGGMIVSLVGLATGLTVVSRHPDEKITWAIVLCIFCIMAYVAFFSIGLGPITWVYSSEIFPLHVRALGCSLGVAVNRLTSGVISMTFISLSKAMTIGGAFFLFAGIASFAWVFFFAYLPETRGRTLEDMSSLFGSTATRKQGATEADDDAGKDKKVEMAATN